In Leptodactylus fuscus isolate aLepFus1 chromosome 2, aLepFus1.hap2, whole genome shotgun sequence, one genomic interval encodes:
- the SMUG1 gene encoding single-strand selective monofunctional uracil DNA glycosylase, whose translation MFATQPQANVSADQYAKENPADGFLQVELELNLKLGTLLFQDPVKYMYNPLLYAWEPHEKYVRTYCQSRKEVLFLGMNPGPFGMAQTGVPFGEVKHVRDWLQIDGRVYKPEVEHPKRPIRGFDCPNSEVSGARFWSFFKSVCGQPETFFRHCFVHNHCPLIFMNQSGKNLTPTDLPKAQRDLLLDICDEALCQVVKTLGVKTVIGVGKFSEQRARKALAGEGMEVTVKSIMHPSPRNPQANKGWDSVVRAQLQELGVMPLLTS comes from the exons ATGTTTGCCACCCAGCCGCAGGCTAATGTATCTGCAGACCAATACGCCAAGGAGAATCCTGCCGATGGCTTCCTACAAGTAGAGTTAGAGTTGAACTTGAAGCTGGGAACTCTGTTGTTTCAGGATCCGGTAAAGTATATGTACAACCCTTTGTTGTATGCCTGGGAACCTCATGAGAAGTATGTCCGGACATACTGCCAATCGAGAAAGGAAGTGTTGTTCTTAGGAATGAACCCCGGACCATTCGGCATGGCTCAGACAGGG GTTCCATTTGGGGAAGTTAAACATGTACGTGACTGGCTTCAGATTGATGGGAGAGTCTATAAACCAGAAGTGGAGCACCCAAAAAGACCAATACGTGGCTTTGATTGTCCCAACAGCGAGGTGAGTGGCGCTCGGTTTTGGAGTTTTTTCAAGTCCGTCTGTGGCCAACCCGAAACTTTCTTCAGACACTGCTTTGTGCACAACCACTGCCCTCTCATATTTATGAATCAGTCTGGCAAGAATCTGACTCCGACAGACCTTCCTAAAGCGCAGAGAGACTTGCTGCTTGATATTTGTGACGAAGCCTTATGTCAAGTTGTCAAGACACTTGGGGTGAAAACGGTGATTGGGGTCGGAAAGTTTTCCGAGCAACGAGCAAGAAAAGCCTTGGCTGGAGAAGGAATGGAGGTGACTGTAAAAAGTATCATGCATCCATCCCCTAGGAACCCGCAAGCCAACAAAGGATGGGACAGTGTGGTGAGGGCACAGCTCCAGGAGCTAGGAGTTATGCCTTTACTGACCAGCTAA